One Kitasatospora sp. NBC_01266 genomic window carries:
- a CDS encoding FAD/NAD(P)-binding protein gives MTDERARGRSEAFRLAVVGGGPRSTYALERLAATIDRLNGRRLVVHVYELAGEFGAGQVHSAEQPHSSYLNRAGSQVSFAADPTVLGADPIRAPKERPTLHEWCRRRFEATGDPAFDLAPADSPRRRQHGLALREMFDRYLAELRRVPGVGVVLHTEEVTDLAPTGDGRFAVVSTSGVHCTADRVLLITGHSSNDCAGDPGPEAYQDFARRTGAGYLPSAYPLQQRLSPQALAPGGTVGCAGLGLTAIDQILYLTEGRGGHFQPDGDRLSYQACGAEPATVYAFSPSGVFPYTRPLSRKDRPHQGRFLTLEAIDRLRASVGLATGEGERPRLDFEAHVLPLIVLEMAYVHYRTLFGPTAGDLIEAAVRDAYERFLAGPIEPGTVERLLPDVDRMADRIGDALREVLAGRCSLAAAAHALPGWDATGSLARWLTVVFGPELAGTVALDCHRREPVVLPQTSRWRLETDPALNRFDWQELLHPVRTPPGASAQEFKAAYLDFLDRDLLWANHGSLDNPYKAAVDCVWRDLRFVVSHAVDGGGLSADSHRRFLDEHRRCQNKLSGGAAPVVMAKIRALVEHGVLDISAGPRATVLLDEEHGRFVLHGRDTSLRVPLDVLLDGRVHPFDAARDIRPLYRNLVDRGLIRLWRNTTPGQPDFVPGFLDLDRHYRPIGQDGRPVEALTVFGPPAAARSTYQFSALRPQHNDAVMREIVGWVDGVWAAFDGRPAPGPEAHREPPQTSQGRTPRPARLA, from the coding sequence ATGACGGACGAACGGGCCCGGGGTCGGTCCGAGGCCTTCCGGCTCGCGGTGGTGGGTGGTGGCCCGCGCTCGACCTACGCGCTGGAGCGGCTCGCCGCGACCATCGACCGGCTGAACGGCCGCCGGCTGGTCGTCCACGTGTACGAGCTGGCCGGCGAGTTCGGCGCCGGGCAGGTGCACAGCGCCGAGCAGCCGCACAGCAGTTACCTCAACCGGGCCGGCTCCCAGGTCTCCTTCGCGGCCGACCCGACGGTGCTGGGCGCGGACCCGATCCGGGCGCCGAAGGAGCGGCCGACCCTGCACGAGTGGTGCCGCCGGCGGTTCGAGGCGACCGGTGACCCGGCCTTCGACCTGGCGCCCGCCGACTCACCGCGCCGGCGTCAACACGGCCTGGCACTGCGGGAGATGTTCGACCGCTACCTGGCGGAACTGCGTCGGGTGCCCGGGGTCGGCGTCGTGCTGCACACCGAGGAGGTGACCGACCTGGCGCCCACCGGGGACGGCCGGTTCGCGGTGGTCTCCACCTCGGGCGTGCACTGCACGGCCGACCGGGTACTGCTGATCACCGGGCACTCCAGCAACGACTGCGCGGGCGACCCCGGCCCCGAGGCCTACCAGGACTTCGCCCGGCGCACCGGCGCCGGCTACCTGCCGAGCGCCTATCCGCTGCAGCAGCGCCTGTCGCCGCAGGCGCTGGCCCCCGGCGGCACGGTCGGCTGCGCGGGACTCGGGCTGACCGCGATCGACCAGATCCTCTACCTGACCGAGGGGCGCGGCGGGCACTTCCAGCCCGACGGCGACCGGTTGAGCTACCAGGCCTGCGGTGCCGAGCCGGCCACGGTGTACGCGTTCAGCCCGAGCGGGGTCTTCCCGTACACCCGGCCGCTGAGCCGCAAGGACCGACCGCACCAGGGACGGTTCCTGACCCTGGAGGCGATCGACCGCCTGCGGGCCTCCGTCGGCCTGGCGACGGGGGAGGGCGAGCGGCCCCGGCTGGACTTCGAGGCGCACGTGCTGCCGCTGATCGTCCTGGAGATGGCGTACGTGCACTACCGCACGCTCTTCGGGCCGACGGCCGGCGACCTGATCGAGGCGGCGGTGCGGGACGCCTACGAGCGCTTCCTGGCGGGACCGATCGAGCCCGGGACGGTCGAGCGGCTGCTGCCGGACGTCGACCGGATGGCCGACCGGATCGGTGACGCGCTGCGCGAGGTACTGGCCGGCCGGTGCTCGCTCGCCGCGGCCGCCCACGCGCTGCCCGGCTGGGACGCCACCGGTTCGCTGGCCCGCTGGCTGACCGTGGTCTTCGGACCGGAGCTGGCCGGCACGGTGGCGCTCGACTGCCACCGCCGTGAGCCCGTCGTGCTGCCGCAGACCTCCCGGTGGCGGCTGGAGACCGATCCGGCGCTCAACCGCTTCGACTGGCAGGAACTGCTGCACCCCGTGCGGACCCCGCCCGGCGCCAGTGCACAGGAGTTCAAGGCGGCCTACCTGGACTTCCTGGACCGCGATCTGCTCTGGGCGAACCACGGCAGCCTGGACAACCCGTACAAGGCCGCCGTCGACTGCGTCTGGCGCGACCTGCGCTTCGTGGTCAGCCACGCGGTGGACGGCGGCGGGCTGAGCGCCGATTCGCACCGCCGGTTCCTGGACGAGCACCGCCGCTGCCAGAACAAGCTCTCCGGCGGCGCCGCGCCGGTGGTGATGGCGAAGATCCGGGCGCTCGTCGAACACGGCGTGCTGGACATCTCGGCCGGGCCGCGGGCCACCGTCCTGCTGGACGAGGAGCACGGGCGGTTCGTCCTGCACGGCCGGGACACCTCGCTGCGGGTGCCGCTGGACGTGCTGCTCGACGGCCGGGTGCACCCCTTCGACGCGGCCCGCGACATCCGCCCGCTCTACCGCAACCTGGTCGACCGCGGGCTGATCCGGCTCTGGCGCAACACCACCCCGGGCCAACCGGACTTCGTGCCCGGCTTCCTGGACCTCGACCGGCACTACCGGCCGATCGGCCAGGACGGCCGGCCGGTCGAGGCGCTGACCGTGTTCGGCCCGCCCGCCGCCGCCCGCAGCACCTACCAGTTCTCGGCGCTGCGTCCGCAGCACAACGACGCCGTGATGCGCGAGATCGTCGGCTGGGTGGACGGCGTCTGGGCCGCGTTCGACGGCAGGCCCGCCCCCGGGCCCGAGGCGCACCGGGAACCTCCGCAGACATCCCAAGGCCGGACCCCGAGACCAGCGAGGCTCGCGTGA
- the aepY gene encoding phosphonopyruvate decarboxylase → MTPPPAATATAPATTATPLEAAAVARTLLEAGFGPFYGVPCSFLGPLISVLQERHPGVYQAAGNEGEAVALAAGAKLAGRQPVVILQNSGLGNAVNPLTSLCHTLRTPVLMLVTWRGRPGQPDEPQHRLMGRITPDLLASMEVRSELFPQDLAELPAALERAAEHMRETGLPFAFIVPKGSMAPYTPAPAASSDEVSAFAGLALRSEAIAAVVEASDPDTLLIATTGKTARELERDWDRGGNLYVVGSMGCASSIGLGVALNAPERFVTVIDGDGAVLMRMEAMATIGRSAACGFTHVVLDNESYESTGGQPTQSAGVDFAAIAAACGYRSQVDVADLDELAEAVRRSQAVPGPHFLRVRIRPGSDPALGRPALAPSQVAARFGRAVRA, encoded by the coding sequence ATGACCCCGCCGCCCGCCGCCACCGCCACCGCGCCCGCCACCACCGCCACGCCGCTGGAGGCCGCCGCCGTCGCGCGGACGCTGCTCGAAGCGGGCTTCGGCCCGTTCTACGGCGTGCCCTGCTCGTTCCTCGGGCCGCTGATCAGCGTCCTCCAGGAACGGCACCCGGGGGTGTACCAGGCGGCCGGCAACGAGGGCGAGGCGGTGGCGCTGGCCGCCGGGGCCAAGCTGGCCGGCCGGCAGCCGGTGGTGATCCTGCAGAACTCCGGACTCGGCAACGCGGTGAACCCGCTCACCTCGCTCTGCCACACGCTGCGCACCCCGGTGCTGATGCTGGTCACCTGGCGCGGTCGGCCCGGACAGCCGGACGAGCCGCAGCACCGCCTGATGGGCCGGATCACCCCGGACCTGCTGGCCTCGATGGAGGTCCGCTCGGAGCTCTTCCCGCAGGACCTGGCCGAGCTGCCCGCCGCGCTGGAGCGGGCGGCCGAGCACATGCGCGAGACCGGGCTGCCGTTCGCCTTCATCGTCCCGAAGGGGAGCATGGCGCCGTACACCCCCGCCCCGGCGGCGTCCTCCGACGAGGTGAGCGCGTTCGCCGGACTGGCGCTGCGCAGCGAGGCGATCGCCGCCGTGGTCGAGGCCTCGGACCCGGACACGCTGCTGATCGCGACCACCGGCAAGACCGCGCGCGAGCTGGAGCGGGACTGGGACCGGGGCGGCAACCTCTACGTGGTCGGCTCGATGGGCTGCGCCTCCAGCATCGGCCTCGGTGTGGCGCTGAACGCGCCCGAGCGCTTCGTCACGGTGATCGACGGTGACGGCGCCGTGCTGATGCGGATGGAGGCGATGGCGACCATCGGCCGCAGCGCCGCCTGCGGGTTCACCCACGTGGTGCTCGACAACGAGTCCTACGAGTCGACCGGCGGCCAGCCCACCCAGTCCGCCGGAGTGGACTTCGCCGCCATCGCCGCCGCCTGCGGCTACCGCAGCCAGGTGGACGTGGCGGACCTCGACGAGCTGGCCGAGGCGGTGCGCCGGTCCCAGGCGGTGCCCGGTCCGCACTTCCTGCGGGTGCGGATCCGGCCGGGCTCCGACCCGGCGCTGGGCCGCCCGGCGCTGGCGCCCTCCCAGGTGGCCGCCCGGTTCGGCCGGGCGGTGCGGGCATGA
- a CDS encoding isocitrate lyase/phosphoenolpyruvate mutase family protein, with amino-acid sequence MSADRLPVPTPVQRESVLRSSAAAKLRELLDRPGPVRAAGAHNPLGARLAERAGFDAVWSSGLEISASQGLPDADILTMSELLSVAQAMAAGVGVPVIADCDAGYGNANNVMHMVRRYEAAGIAAVCIEDKCFPKVNSFIPGRQELVPTEEFCGKIAAAKSAQSGSDLVVIARLEALVAGWDLDEAMSRGEAYAEAGADMVLIHAKGSSPQPVLDFLKLWRMPQPVAVVPTTYHTVTADELSEAGAKLVIYANHGLRAAITAVSAAFDTILREGRTTGIEDRITPLSTVFDLQGMGRFLEAEKRFVRRPAQVEGVVPGPAQVEGAVR; translated from the coding sequence TTGAGTGCTGACCGACTCCCCGTGCCGACCCCCGTCCAGCGTGAGTCCGTGCTGCGGTCCAGCGCCGCCGCCAAGCTGCGCGAGCTGCTCGACAGACCCGGCCCGGTACGCGCCGCGGGCGCGCACAACCCGCTGGGGGCCCGGCTCGCCGAGCGCGCCGGGTTCGACGCGGTCTGGTCCAGCGGCCTGGAGATCTCCGCCTCCCAGGGGCTGCCGGACGCCGACATCCTCACCATGAGCGAACTGCTCTCGGTGGCACAGGCGATGGCCGCCGGCGTCGGCGTGCCGGTGATCGCCGACTGCGACGCGGGCTACGGCAACGCGAACAACGTGATGCACATGGTCCGCCGCTACGAGGCCGCCGGCATCGCCGCGGTCTGCATCGAGGACAAGTGCTTCCCGAAGGTGAACAGCTTCATCCCGGGACGTCAGGAACTGGTCCCCACCGAGGAGTTCTGCGGCAAGATCGCCGCGGCCAAGAGCGCGCAGTCCGGCTCGGACCTGGTGGTGATCGCGCGGCTGGAGGCCCTGGTGGCCGGCTGGGACCTGGACGAGGCGATGTCCCGGGGCGAGGCCTACGCCGAGGCCGGCGCCGACATGGTGCTGATCCACGCCAAGGGCTCCTCGCCGCAGCCGGTCCTCGACTTCCTCAAGCTGTGGCGGATGCCGCAGCCGGTGGCCGTGGTGCCGACCACCTACCACACGGTCACCGCCGACGAGTTGTCCGAGGCCGGCGCCAAGCTGGTGATCTACGCCAACCACGGTCTGCGCGCGGCGATCACGGCGGTCTCCGCCGCCTTCGACACCATCCTGCGCGAGGGGCGCACCACCGGCATCGAGGACCGGATCACCCCGCTGAGCACCGTCTTCGACCTGCAGGGCATGGGGCGGTTCCTGGAGGCGGAGAAGCGCTTCGTGCGGCGCCCGGCCCAGGTCGAAGGGGTCGTGCCGGGCCCGGCCCAGGTCGAAGGGGCCGTGCGATGA
- a CDS encoding thioesterase II family protein → MTTPVVDSSLWLRNYHPAPQSRARLVCFPHAGGSASYYFPVSAALSPELDVFAVQYPGRQDRRADPFIDTIEELADVIHLALAPTVLDGTPFAFFGHSMGSVLSFEVARRFEERDGVSPVALFASGRRAPSRLREENVHLRDDAGIVREMRNLGGTDSRVLGDPELLEMVLPAIRNDYRAVERYSRGTEARISAPIVVLTADDDPRTTVEEARAWSDHTTGASDLHTFTGGHFYLEQHAGRVIEVISQTMAQLVR, encoded by the coding sequence ATGACGACTCCCGTGGTGGACAGCAGCCTCTGGCTCCGCAACTACCACCCGGCGCCGCAGAGCCGGGCCCGCCTGGTCTGCTTCCCGCACGCCGGCGGTTCGGCCAGCTACTACTTCCCGGTCTCCGCCGCCCTCTCGCCGGAGCTGGACGTCTTCGCCGTCCAGTACCCGGGCCGACAGGACCGCCGCGCCGACCCGTTCATCGACACCATCGAGGAACTGGCCGACGTGATCCACCTCGCCCTCGCCCCGACGGTGCTCGACGGCACCCCGTTCGCGTTCTTCGGTCACAGCATGGGCTCGGTGCTCTCCTTCGAGGTGGCCCGCCGCTTCGAGGAGCGGGACGGCGTCAGCCCCGTCGCCCTGTTCGCCTCGGGCCGCCGCGCCCCCAGCCGGCTGCGCGAGGAGAACGTGCACCTGCGCGACGACGCGGGCATCGTCAGGGAGATGCGCAACCTCGGCGGCACCGACTCCCGGGTGCTCGGCGACCCCGAGCTGCTGGAGATGGTGCTGCCCGCGATCCGCAACGACTACCGGGCCGTGGAGCGCTACAGCCGGGGCACGGAGGCCAGGATCAGCGCCCCGATCGTGGTGCTGACCGCCGACGACGACCCGCGCACCACCGTCGAGGAGGCCCGCGCCTGGTCCGACCACACCACCGGGGCCAGCGACCTGCACACCTTCACCGGTGGCCACTTCTACCTGGAGCAGCACGCGGGCCGGGTGATCGAGGTGATCTCGCAGACCATGGCCCAACTGGTCCGTTAG